Within the Telopea speciosissima isolate NSW1024214 ecotype Mountain lineage chromosome 4, Tspe_v1, whole genome shotgun sequence genome, the region ttcattGAGTTCCATGTCttgtttctctttattttattgttgttCCCTCTTCATCATGGTTAACTAAATCACCCAACTTGGGGATTGGatgaaaccatgagagaagaGGGTGATTAATTGGTTCCCATTAATTTAACTTCCATGCAACCAAAATTAAATTGCAAAATTTTAAATCATTCATGCCATTGATTCCAATCGTATGCGTAATTGTTAACTTCCAATCTAGTCTTGCCTGCAATCTTTTATGCAATGTGTGTTGTGAATTACTCATAGGATATATTTGGTTTAGAGACCCGTATCTTCTATTGACCTATTTCATGCATGCAATTTAGGGATCAATTTGATTACTTGTTTCTTAGATTTCATGGTGGATTCCAATTCCTAGGTTGTTTTTTTCTCATACCATATCACTTTGTTTAATTTAGTTCTAATTGCAttctattttatattcattCTATTTTTGCTAGTTTAATTTGCTTAGTTTTACTTTCATTGTTTTTGCATTATTATTAGCCtagtttgatttaatttttgacAACCCCAATTGATTAGTGCACTTTGCCTAGGTTAGAACTATTATTCCATAGAGCTCACCTCCCTGTGATCGACCTACATCTACACACAACCTGTGCGCTTGTGGTATTactttttaattcaaaaaattacctatgcctagcaatagaatgACCAGCAAGTCTGGGCGGACTGGgctgcctaacaccttccccggttcgtaacttgacccgtacctaGGCCAATGGACCATTCCCCAAAAAGGTAttgcatgagagtcattacatttacattaTGGGTTCTAGACCCAcctctaggtggcaactccaacattcaattcacctctctcttttcccccatagagggatgaggtggaggacatgtGGCGATCCCCCGCCTTGTCATTTTGTCCTCACACCACCAACTATAAATTAACATCCGATGATTACCCGAACTAAGAATGGTACCCGACGCCCCAAAGCATATACTACTACCAAGTCAGATCCCACCCTTGACACAGTCGAGTCAACCAATTTTACCTTGGCCAACTGATCTCCTTAGTGACGTCAAGCTATGGATTGTGAGTTTACTGCGCTCCTAAAGAATGGAACTTGGACTCTCACCCCACCACATCCCTCTCATAATGTCGTTgaatgtaaatgggtgtttcgCATAAAGCAAAAGGTGGATGGATCTATAGACCGCTACAAAGCCCTCCTTGTGACTAATAGCTACAATCAATAGGCGGATTGATTACAACGAGACCTTTAGCCCCATTATCAAACTGAAAACTATTAGACTTGTTCTCTCCCTAGCTATAAGTCATTCTTGGCCAATTCGGAAACTAGACATACAAAATGCTTTCCTGCATGGGGTTCTCAATGAGATTGTTTTTATAATCAACCATCAAGATTTATTGATCTACTTCATCCTCAGCATGTGTGCAGATTACATAAGTCTCTCTATGGCCTAAAGCAAGCCCCACGTGCTTGGTTTGATAGGCTATTCGAAGGCTCCCAAACTGATACTTCACTTTTTTCTTATCACAAGGATGCTCCATCAATCTACATTCTGATTTATGTCGATGATATTATTCTCACTGAAAGCAGCACTACTCTAGTAACTTGGTTTCTTTCCACTATTGGAGCAAAATTCGTAGTAAAGGATATGGGACAACTCCAGTATTTTCTTGGTGTTAGTGTTGCACAATACCTAACGGTTTGCATCTCTCTCAATGCCAATATGTACTTGATTTATTGGCCAAAGTACAAATGACAGATTGTAAAACTGTCTTTACACCAATGTCTCCTTCTACACGGCTCACGAAATTTGTTGGCACCCCTATGGATGATCCCACTTTATATTGGAGTACAATTGGCGCTCTCCAATATGCAACTTTGACGCGCCTAGATATTCAATTTGCAATAAACAAGGTCTGCCACTTTATGCATAGTTTGACCACCGATCATTGGTTAGTCGTTAAGCGCATTCTACGGTATCTAAAGGGCACTATGTCTCATGGCCTTCTTTTTCATCGTCATACAACTTTAAGTCTTTCAGCCTTTTCAAATTTAGACTGGGCCAACTACCCTGATGATCACAAATCAACTGGAGGTTTTGCGATATCTCTTGGTTGGAATCTCATATCATGGAGCTCGCAAAAACAAGCAACTGTCGCTCGGTCAAGTACAAAAACTGAATATCGAGCCATTGCCAATGTTGTGGCTGAACTAACATTGGATCCAATCCTTGCTCAAAGAGCTTAAGATATTCCTTCCATGACACCGATATTATGATGTCATAATGTTGGTGCAACTTATCTCACTGCAAATCCTATCTTCCATGCACGTACAAAACACGTTGATATAGACTTTCACTTTGTTCGAGACAGGTTGTAGTAGGGAATCTTGACATTCGTTTTCTATCCACCAAAGACCAACTCGTGGAAATCTTCAATAAACCACTCTCTAGTCAACGATTCAGCATTCTTTTATCCAATCTCAAGGTGACTCCACTCCCTTGAGCTTGCGGGGGGCGTATAAGATATCACAATCTTCTTGCGCTAACAGCTCGTAAAGAGAAGTGTGAAACATATGGGAAACGCGGGTTATTAGCTAAGCACCAGCTGGACATAAGAGAACCTTCAATCACTTAAGAGCAACCCAACCCTATGTAACTAAGGACTGTATTGAAAATCAAATACAGTGGAACATCATTGATCATGGACGTAGGTTGAAGCTTCAACCGAACCACGCTACTTCTTTCCTACTCTTCATCTTCAATCTTATTCTTAAATAGGTCTCGACTATCACCTATTCAATTTCACAGTTGTCAAGATATTATTTCGGAAACCTACCGTTCGACGGAGGGGGTGAGGGGGAgtggaaaggaggaagaagacctGACCAAATGTGGCTACTCCAATATATTGAAATTATATAATTACCCATGTATTTTAACAATTGTCCAACATAAAAACGag harbors:
- the LOC122659240 gene encoding uncharacterized mitochondrial protein AtMg00810-like, whose translation is MTDCKTVFTPMSPSTRLTKFVGTPMDDPTLYWSTIGALQYATLTRLDIQFAINKVCHFMHSLTTDHWLVVKRILRYLKGTMSHGLLFHRHTTLSLSAFSNLDWANYPDDHKSTGGFAISLGWNLISWSSQKQATVARSSTKTEYRAIANVVAELTLDPILAQRA